From a region of the Leptospira kmetyi serovar Malaysia str. Bejo-Iso9 genome:
- the secE gene encoding preprotein translocase subunit SecE yields MKVTTFIQECKAELEKVQWPTREEVVYSTVVVLVTVFFFSIFLFFADSAFVRLLTWFWELSS; encoded by the coding sequence GTGAAAGTAACTACTTTTATACAGGAATGTAAAGCGGAGTTGGAAAAGGTCCAGTGGCCTACTCGCGAAGAAGTTGTCTATTCGACCGTTGTCGTATTAGTCACCGTATTCTTCTTTTCTATCTTCCTGTTTTTTGCGGATTCGGCATTTGTAAGGCTTCTGACTTGGTTCTGGGAACTGAGTAGTTAA
- the sph gene encoding sphingomyelin phosphodiesterase: MRKKKTFLRQNVPGKSAIPKNKIRIFRLILGCFLSFILNCENNNRNQSDADLLSSVLGISNFTFNNLNIHSKNKNESLQISENEQIKILTHNVYMLPNLISNWGQTERAERIATSDYIKNQDLIVFEETFDTNARKILLDGIRSQYPYQTDVIGRTKDGWNSTLGNYRSASITNGGVVIVSKWPIEEKIQYVFNNPGCGADWFSNKGFAYVRIDKNGKKIHLIGTHVQAADSACSDLGRSVRAEQFTDIKNFIASKGISNQETVLIAGDLNVVKGTSEYYDMLSILNVNEPKYSGVPFTWDTRTNETTAYSNEDAAPEYLDYILVSKTNSQPPVWQNLAYDPISSRTRKVSGYTSDEFSDHYPVYGFIYADANTPTHSGHKRKYDRVSFVSAATGKKIQADSSQANGWLKANATTDTTETEFNLVAENFPDSDPSCIQSGTIRIEPSHRLNYFWNWWLGGGGGNYAYYPKFNDGSDRLEIVNLDGECLRDGSKIAFKDYDTFWRKYYYLTVWNGGSWNELVYLWTNSVGPRETFYLRLNSSPAKDWSGDLIYPPASTILP, translated from the coding sequence ATGAGAAAAAAGAAAACATTCCTCCGACAAAACGTTCCCGGAAAATCAGCCATCCCCAAAAACAAGATCCGAATTTTTCGACTGATTCTCGGTTGCTTCTTGTCCTTTATTTTAAATTGCGAAAACAACAATCGAAACCAAAGCGACGCCGACTTACTTTCATCCGTTTTGGGAATCTCGAATTTTACATTCAATAATCTGAATATTCATTCAAAAAACAAAAACGAAAGTCTACAAATATCCGAAAACGAACAGATAAAAATTCTTACTCATAACGTTTATATGCTTCCGAATCTCATATCGAATTGGGGACAAACGGAAAGAGCGGAACGAATCGCAACTTCGGATTATATAAAGAACCAAGACTTGATCGTCTTCGAAGAAACCTTCGATACGAACGCACGAAAAATTCTTTTGGACGGAATTCGTTCTCAGTACCCGTATCAAACCGACGTTATCGGAAGAACAAAGGACGGCTGGAACTCCACGCTTGGAAATTATCGATCCGCTTCGATCACAAACGGCGGCGTGGTCATCGTAAGCAAATGGCCCATCGAAGAAAAAATTCAATACGTGTTCAACAATCCGGGATGCGGCGCGGATTGGTTCTCCAACAAAGGATTCGCATACGTAAGAATCGACAAAAACGGAAAGAAAATTCATCTCATCGGAACTCACGTCCAAGCGGCGGATTCGGCTTGCTCCGACTTGGGAAGATCCGTAAGAGCGGAACAATTTACGGATATCAAAAATTTCATAGCATCGAAAGGAATTTCAAACCAAGAAACGGTATTGATCGCGGGCGATCTGAACGTTGTCAAAGGAACATCAGAATATTATGATATGCTTTCGATTCTCAACGTAAACGAACCGAAATATTCGGGAGTTCCGTTCACTTGGGACACGCGCACAAACGAAACGACGGCCTACTCCAACGAAGACGCGGCTCCCGAATATTTGGATTATATTCTCGTTTCCAAAACGAATTCTCAGCCGCCCGTTTGGCAAAACCTCGCCTACGATCCGATCTCTTCAAGAACCCGGAAGGTTTCCGGATATACAAGCGACGAATTTTCGGATCATTATCCGGTTTACGGTTTTATCTACGCGGACGCGAACACTCCGACGCACTCGGGTCATAAAAGAAAATACGATCGAGTTTCTTTTGTTTCGGCTGCGACCGGAAAAAAAATCCAAGCGGATTCTTCCCAAGCGAACGGATGGTTGAAGGCAAACGCGACAACCGATACGACGGAAACGGAATTCAATTTGGTTGCGGAGAATTTTCCCGATTCCGATCCGTCTTGCATACAAAGCGGAACGATTCGAATCGAACCTTCTCATCGACTGAATTATTTTTGGAACTGGTGGCTCGGCGGAGGCGGCGGAAACTACGCGTATTATCCGAAATTCAACGACGGTTCCGATCGATTGGAAATCGTAAACTTAGACGGAGAATGTTTGCGCGACGGAAGCAAAATCGCATTCAAAGATTATGATACGTTTTGGAGAAAATATTATTATCTCACAGTTTGGAACGGAGGAAGTTGGAACGAACTGGTTTATCTTTGGACGAACTCCGTGGGTCCGAGGGAAACGTTTTATCTTCGTTTGAATTCTTCCCCGGCGAAAGATTGGAGCGGAGATTTGATTTATCCTCCGGCTTCGACGATTCTTCCGTGA
- a CDS encoding glycosyltransferase: MKQVSVIIPVLRSDSGCEKLLEELPSLIPNDWEIVVSESNGNENRAQTLNEGVRKSKGEFLWFLHGDSRIDSYGIGILQKSILHYPEKLHYFKLRFYPNRFLMRINANGANLRSRLLNSPFGDQGLCIRRENFFKCGCFDETAPYGEDLLFVWTAQENGIRLNRLDAYLETSDRKYQKNGWLRITLLHQYLYWKLAVSHFWK; encoded by the coding sequence ATGAAGCAGGTTTCCGTAATCATCCCAGTCTTACGATCTGACTCGGGTTGTGAAAAATTATTGGAAGAACTTCCCTCTTTGATCCCGAACGATTGGGAAATCGTCGTATCCGAATCGAACGGAAACGAAAACCGCGCCCAAACGTTAAACGAAGGAGTTCGAAAATCAAAGGGAGAATTTCTTTGGTTTCTTCACGGAGACAGCAGGATCGATTCTTACGGAATTGGAATATTACAAAAATCGATTCTTCATTATCCGGAGAAACTGCATTACTTTAAATTACGTTTTTATCCGAATCGTTTTCTGATGAGAATCAACGCAAACGGAGCCAATCTTCGATCCCGGCTTTTGAATTCTCCGTTCGGCGATCAAGGGCTTTGTATTCGAAGGGAGAATTTTTTCAAGTGCGGTTGCTTTGACGAAACCGCTCCGTACGGCGAGGATCTTTTATTCGTATGGACCGCGCAGGAAAACGGGATTCGATTAAACCGACTCGACGCGTATTTGGAAACGAGCGATCGCAAATATCAGAAGAACGGCTGGCTCAGGATCACTTTGCTTCATCAATATCTTTATTGGAAACTCGCCGTCTCGCATTTTTGGAAATAA
- a CDS encoding CDGSH iron-sulfur domain-containing protein, with amino-acid sequence METVSGKNITIQFDGKKCIHSRNCVLNRPDVFVPNVEGEWIYPDRATAGEIQNLALNCPSGAIRYTSKNEFENEKAPVVNTVHIRENGPLAFHADLDLTGQNDLGFRITLCRCGASKNKPFCDSTHKEIQFSASGEPLTKDSSPLEIRNGKVTIKPTHNGPLKVSGNLEICSGTGRTIDRVQEAYLCRCGGSANKPFCDGTHKKNGFQG; translated from the coding sequence ATGGAAACCGTTTCCGGTAAGAATATAACGATTCAATTCGACGGTAAAAAGTGCATTCATTCTAGAAATTGCGTTCTCAATCGACCGGACGTTTTTGTTCCGAACGTGGAAGGAGAATGGATTTATCCCGATCGAGCGACCGCCGGTGAGATTCAAAATCTCGCGTTGAATTGTCCGTCCGGCGCGATTCGATATACGAGTAAAAACGAATTCGAAAACGAAAAAGCTCCCGTCGTAAACACGGTTCATATAAGGGAGAACGGGCCTCTCGCGTTTCACGCGGATTTAGATCTGACCGGTCAAAACGATTTAGGGTTTCGCATAACGTTGTGCCGTTGCGGAGCTTCCAAAAACAAACCCTTTTGCGATTCGACCCACAAGGAAATTCAATTTTCCGCTTCGGGCGAACCTTTGACCAAGGATTCTTCTCCGTTGGAAATCAGAAACGGTAAGGTTACGATCAAACCGACTCACAACGGACCTTTGAAAGTGAGCGGGAATTTGGAAATCTGTTCGGGAACGGGAAGGACGATCGATCGGGTTCAAGAGGCTTATTTGTGTCGATGCGGCGGCTCCGCAAACAAACCTTTTTGCGACGGAACGCATAAGAAAAACGGATTTCAAGGTTAG